From the genome of bacterium:
TCCTCGAGATCCGCGGCCAGCAGGTGCGGCTGGGAGTCGAGGCGCCGGCCGACGTCTCCGTGGTCCGCGAGGAGCTGCACCGCGTGGTCGCGGCGGCCAACCAGGAAGCCGCGCAGCCGGACGACGGCGCCCTCGCCGCTTTGGCCGCGACCTTGCGCGGCGCGCAGGGAGGGAAGGGAGTCGAGCCTTGAGCGCCGTCGCCCTCGACCTGCTCGACGTCGTCCGCAAGGTCGGCGCCCTGCCGCCGATGCCGCGCGCCGCGGCGCGCGCGCTCGA
Proteins encoded in this window:
- the csrA gene encoding carbon storage regulator CsrA, giving the protein MLVLSRKIGQSLIIGNDVVVRLLEIRGQQVRLGVEAPADVSVVREELHRVVAAANQEAAQPDDGALAALAATLRGAQGGKGVEP